A window from Triticum aestivum cultivar Chinese Spring chromosome 6D, IWGSC CS RefSeq v2.1, whole genome shotgun sequence encodes these proteins:
- the LOC123141650 gene encoding uncharacterized protein → MRAAAGACSGGGKDTLVASFLRFILLLLLPLTALYVLYALHAILSSSCPPEHDRIMAAAFVSHVTTHNHTSSTPPPPAMVTVSTPRTPPPLAIVTVPTARTPPTSATVTAVTTARMPPPPATVTAMTTARMPTPPATVTVTTERMPPPPATVTVTTARMPPSPAAVTVVSTARLPPRPATVTLVSTASTPPPSPPATVTVSTTPTTLQHVVFGIAASARMWEKRKEYIKIWWRPNSGMRGFVWLDRGVRGSRVPDGLPAIKISSDTSGFPYTHRRGHRSAIRISRIVSETFRLGLPGVRWFVMGDDDTVFLPDNLLAVLGRLDHRQPYYIGSPSESHLQNIFFSYGMAFGGGGFAISQPLAARLERMQDACIRRYPWLYGSDDRIQACMAELGVPLTRHPGFHQYDVYGDLLGLLAAHPVAPLVSLHHLDVVRPLFPNVRSRPAALRRLFDGPVMLDSAGVMQQSICYDAANRWTVSVAWGFVVTVTRGVMPAREMEMPARTFLNWYRRADYKAHAFNTRPLARNQCERPALYYLASARRTVVRTGETTVTRYQRWRHRNDVRPPCQWRIPDPDALLDSVIVLKKPDPGLWDRSPMRNCCRVLSSPRKEGGGNKTMTIDVGVCKDWVYSQV, encoded by the exons ATGAGGGCCGCCGCCGGGGCATGCTCCGGCGGCGGCAAGGACACCCTGGTGGCCTCCTTCCTCCGCTTCATCCTCCTCTTGCTTCTCCCTCTCACCGCTCTGTATGTCCTCTACGCCCTGCACGCCATTCTGTCCTCCTCATGCCCGCCTGAACACGATCGCATCATGGCCGCCGCCTTCGTCTCACACGTCACCACCCACAATCATACATCATcgacgccgccgcctcccgccatgGTCACGGTATCGACGCCGAGGACGCCGCCTCCACTGGCCATTGTCACGGTGCCGACAGCAAGGACGCCGCCGACATCCGCCACGGTCACGGCGGTGACGACGGCGAGGATGCCTCCACCACCCGCTACGGTCACGGCGATGACGACGGCGAGGATGCCAACACCACCCGCCACGGTCACGGTGACGACGGAGAGGATGCCACCACCACCCGCCACGGTCACGGTGACGACGGCGAGGATGCCACCATCACCCGCTGCGGTCACGGTGGTGTCGACGGCGAGGCTGCCACCACGACCCGCGACGGTCACGTTGGTGTCGACAGCAAGTacgccaccaccatcaccacctgcCACGGTGACGGtgtcgacgacgccgacgacgctgcaGCACGTGGTGTTCGGCATCGCGGCGTCGGCGCGCATGTGGGAGAAGCGGAAGGAGTACATTAAGATCTGGTGGCGCCCTAACTCAGGCATGCGGGGGTTCGTGTGGCTGGACCGAGGGGTGCGGGGGTCGAGGGTGCCGGATGGGCTGCCGGCCATCAAGATATCCTCTGACACCTCCGGCTTCCCCTACACGCACCGGCGCGGCCACCGCTCTGCCATCCGCATTTCCCGCATCGTCTCCGAGACCTTCCGCCTTGGGCTCCCAGGAGTGCGCTGGTTCGTCATGGGCGACGACGACACGGTCTTCCTCCCGGACAACCTCCTCGCCGTCCTCGGGAGGCTCGACCATCGGCAGCCATACTACATCGGCTCCCCCTCCGAGAGCCACCTCCAAAACATCTTCTTCTCATACGGGAtggcgttcggcggcggcggcttcgccaTCAGCCAGCCTCTGGCGGCGAGGCTGGAGCGGATGCAGGACGCCTGCATCCGCCGGTACCCGTGGCTGTACGGCAGCGACGACCGGATCCAGGCGTGCATGGCGGAGCTGGGCGTGCCGCTCACGAGGCACCCGGGGTTCCACCAGTACGACGTGTACGGTGACCTCCTGGGCCTCCTCGCCGCCCACCCGGTGGCGCCGCTGGTGTCGCTGCACCACCTCGACGTAGTGCGGCCTCTCTTCCCCAACGTGCGTTCGCGCCCGGCGGCTCTGCGGAGGCTGTTCGACGGGCCGGTGATGCTGGACTCGGCGGGGGTGATGCAGCAGTCGATATGCTACGACGCGGCGAACCGGTGGACGGTGTCGGTGGCGTGGGGGTTCGTGGTGACGGTGACGAGGGGCGTGATGCCGGCGCGGGAGATGGAGATGCCGGCGCGGACGTTCCTGAACTGGTACCGGCGCGCGGACTACAAGGCGCACGCGTTCAACACTCGGCCCCTGGCGCGCAACCAGTGCGAGAGGCCCGCGCTCTACTACCTGGCGTCGGCGCGGCGCACGGTGGTGCGCACCGGGGAGACCACCGTGACGAGGTACCAGCGGTGGCGCCACCGCAACGACGTACGGCCGCCTTGCCAGTGGAGGATCCCCGACCCGGACGCGCTGCTGGACAGCGTCATCGTGCTCAAGAAGCCTGACCCGGGGTTATGGGACCGG TCGCCGATGAGGAATTGCTGCCGGGTGCTGTCCTCTCCGAGAAAAGAAGGGGGCGGGAACAAGACGATGACCATAGATGTGGGTGTATGCAAGGACTGGGTGTACAGTCAAGTATAG